In one window of Borrelia anserina Es DNA:
- a CDS encoding Rnf-Nqr domain containing protein gives MNHKTFYITDKYLKTPLMLFPIFAYTKNFLEGTMISIWISLCILLPAIIIKQIRLRNQILGIYLFIIGIFVSLTDLFMYYVTPILYENLRFSIPILTVIIISFNKNEPFKNSKDSLSILNDSKSPIIIFISLSIVISLFREILNTGSLQFFNIKLSIIKDSNIIKTPAYSSNVFLVASLAFLLINILINIKGKKNDQ, from the coding sequence ATGAATCATAAAACTTTTTATATTACAGACAAATATTTAAAAACCCCCTTAATGCTCTTTCCAATCTTTGCCTATACAAAAAATTTCTTAGAAGGAACCATGATATCGATTTGGATTTCACTTTGCATTTTACTTCCAGCAATAATTATTAAACAAATAAGATTAAGAAATCAAATACTAGGAATTTACTTATTCATAATAGGAATTTTTGTAAGTTTAACTGACCTATTCATGTACTATGTAACTCCCATCCTTTATGAAAACTTAAGATTTTCAATCCCTATTTTAACAGTTATAATAATCTCATTTAACAAAAATGAACCTTTTAAAAATTCAAAAGACTCATTAAGCATATTGAACGACTCCAAATCACCAATAATAATATTCATATCACTAAGCATAGTAATTTCACTATTTAGAGAAATACTCAATACTGGGAGCTTACAATTTTTCAATATTAAATTATCAATAATTAAAGATAGCAATATAATCAAAACACCAGCTTATAGCTCAAATGTCTTCCTAGTAGCATCCTTAGCCTTCTTGCTAATTAATATATTAATTAATATTAAGGGGAAAAAGAATGATCAATAA
- a CDS encoding methyl-accepting chemotaxis protein codes for MKRNHSSSTLFYKFNFVIVIYTIIIAMTIFLLLDHGYRKIITKELQSLTKFVNNIMIKSFSRDTRNMLIAIDNFIKQYNQNLNTQKSDRLPNVISTDQLSLFPSYIKIIEYINKNGKILHSSDENRLNTYINLQEMKTGNNTDNYNTLTLNQDFTTINNKSYIPMLYKVPQQKQNDIYPTSNENTKLEKEMIINHDGYIVFYVDILEQIRQLRNNIFMLMERSLLDKGNKHKSSHYFRIYAINNKGDIFGEQDEETLKPIKLSINSLLEYNSKMTTLVLNAIAKRKNNYSTNYNNNIISITRITSSPWYLAIKMNHNHIFSNELKSIKVMSISIITLFIILFILIMIITIKKLIISKIEKLNNIIPKVKEGDLTIKIVSKGQDSISATINHFGHFIENLKNVINSLQGRVKLLKDNGDLLFNEINKAYDTITNSNKYIEKTQEEIEKQVEFISNTTHTIESLSKNIASLDNSIETQAASVEESSSAIEEMIGSIQSVTEITQKAAKSTEELKIFSDDGRKKQEEIIMQIKDIYKNSTRLQEANALISSIASQTNLLSMNAAIEASHAGEAGKGFAIVAEEIKDLAEQVTSQSESVAASINEIMDSINQTVKTSELTNKAFNQIFNSINLVVQVIEEINHTMQEQSIGSQEILKALNTMREITYEVKIGSNEMFRGNKEIIKTVSVLEEINMTVSNSMRGLKEEIKKLIEAIESIKTFGTTNSSHIKAINTDTNQFKTK; via the coding sequence GTGAAAAGAAATCATTCCAGTTCCACCCTTTTTTATAAGTTTAATTTTGTTATTGTGATCTATACAATAATTATTGCTATGACCATTTTTCTACTATTAGATCATGGATATAGAAAAATAATAACAAAAGAACTTCAAAGCTTAACAAAATTCGTCAATAATATCATGATCAAAAGTTTTTCTAGAGACACAAGAAATATGTTAATTGCTATTGATAACTTTATTAAACAATATAACCAAAACTTAAACACACAAAAAAGTGATCGTTTACCAAACGTAATATCTACTGACCAGTTAAGCTTATTTCCATCCTACATAAAAATAATAGAATACATAAACAAAAACGGCAAAATATTGCATTCAAGTGATGAGAACAGACTAAACACATACATAAACTTACAAGAAATGAAAACAGGCAATAACACAGATAATTACAATACACTTACACTAAATCAAGATTTCACAACGATAAATAATAAATCCTATATACCAATGCTTTACAAGGTTCCTCAACAAAAGCAAAATGATATATACCCTACAAGTAATGAAAACACAAAGTTAGAAAAAGAAATGATCATAAATCATGATGGATATATTGTTTTCTATGTAGATATATTAGAACAGATAAGACAACTAAGAAACAATATATTTATGCTTATGGAGAGGTCCTTATTAGACAAGGGAAATAAACATAAAAGTTCTCACTACTTCAGAATATACGCAATCAACAATAAAGGAGATATTTTTGGTGAACAAGATGAAGAAACACTCAAACCTATAAAATTATCAATAAATAGCTTACTTGAATATAACTCAAAAATGACAACTCTCGTATTAAATGCAATAGCTAAAAGAAAAAACAATTATAGTACCAACTACAATAACAACATAATATCCATAACAAGAATTACATCTTCACCTTGGTATTTAGCGATAAAAATGAACCATAACCACATATTTTCAAATGAACTTAAAAGTATCAAAGTAATGTCAATATCAATAATAACATTATTCATAATATTATTTATATTGATAATGATAATTACAATTAAAAAATTAATCATATCAAAAATAGAAAAACTTAATAATATCATCCCAAAAGTAAAAGAAGGTGATTTAACAATCAAGATTGTATCAAAAGGACAAGACTCAATAAGTGCTACAATAAATCATTTCGGACATTTCATTGAAAACTTAAAAAATGTAATAAACTCACTACAAGGCAGAGTAAAATTATTAAAAGATAACGGTGATTTGCTCTTTAATGAAATAAACAAAGCCTACGATACAATAACAAACTCAAACAAGTACATAGAAAAAACACAAGAAGAAATAGAAAAACAAGTTGAGTTTATTTCAAATACAACACACACAATAGAAAGTTTATCTAAAAATATCGCATCACTTGACAATTCAATTGAAACACAAGCTGCAAGCGTTGAAGAATCGTCCTCAGCTATTGAAGAAATGATAGGAAGCATACAATCAGTTACAGAAATAACACAAAAAGCTGCAAAAAGCACAGAAGAACTTAAAATATTTTCCGATGATGGTAGAAAAAAGCAAGAAGAAATTATCATGCAAATTAAAGATATTTACAAAAATTCAACAAGACTTCAAGAAGCTAATGCATTAATATCATCTATTGCCAGCCAAACCAACTTACTATCAATGAATGCTGCTATCGAAGCATCTCATGCTGGAGAAGCTGGCAAAGGTTTTGCAATTGTTGCAGAAGAGATTAAAGACCTTGCAGAGCAAGTTACTTCACAATCTGAGTCAGTAGCAGCATCAATAAATGAAATAATGGATTCAATCAATCAAACAGTAAAAACATCAGAATTAACAAATAAAGCTTTCAATCAGATATTTAACTCAATTAACCTCGTAGTTCAAGTTATAGAAGAAATAAATCATACTATGCAAGAACAATCAATTGGTAGCCAAGAAATTCTAAAAGCCTTAAACACAATGAGAGAAATAACATATGAGGTAAAAATAGGTTCAAATGAAATGTTTAGAGGAAATAAAGAAATAATCAAAACAGTTTCTGTTTTAGAAGAAATTAACATGACAGTTTCAAATTCAATGAGAGGATTAAAAGAAGAAATCAAAAAATTAATAGAAGCAATTGAGAGCATTAAAACTTTTGGAACAACAAACTCAAGTCATATCAAAGCAATTAACACAGATACAAATCAATTTAAAACAAAATAA
- a CDS encoding methyl-accepting chemotaxis protein encodes MNEALVNFKLRNMSFFLYIILFIFICFGLLFLGQAYLDYKNRYLERVESDFKLFSNNLAFRIKNKYDGAVGVLKNLIKSDKVLNVLHNVSSNFIASVDSSFLDLDTSIALFLSSKGFGEVSRVLQHIPLEENSLEGIFYIPVGQNVLISNKNFSFLGINKIIEDPIYFVPAENRVVYYSTYKRVKDRLYSAVSMPVMNNSSDMLGVICFFVCFDDLFVDIANQFNSYLKFINEKYEFFMIDREFNPLLLSLDDLNISNFTENYTSSVLSKVIDRVKDNPNISKSILEHNKKSYVLNTAQIDGGEIQGIILNMDYLPLRFQSNAIFFLGFILSAYLITFYLYSGFILPFVRDFRMFLKHKKDKEDILNFDTTLEVQYKSFIFSYISAEFDVLFSKTINVLNSLKGYAQEFSKYLSEMSIPVENIDRVHNSLAVYDRIGDAFSKFEKAIMNILKDFESISIPISEHNKNILDIATKFADNANAFYAIDKNLEVFNKVVASNSTSIDSVKNKVFALNSVFESVNKNFSELLSQTNNLQSANKLLVLISAQTNMLAMNAAIEAVKAGDAGKSFAVVAEEIRKLAINSGKYSTVIKDELKMINNVISVVSSEINAVYKDFINIQDDINDNYVQNERINIILAKHVKEIEEFKDKYLSHDIKIKDAKNMCKEIFNSYFVISGKFKNLNNDLGEFEVSKISLDALEPLREYISLVDECREKVVSMKDIVEKINDEF; translated from the coding sequence ATGAATGAGGCTTTGGTTAATTTTAAATTAAGGAATATGAGCTTTTTTCTTTACATTATACTTTTTATTTTTATTTGCTTTGGTTTATTGTTTTTAGGTCAAGCTTATTTAGACTATAAAAATAGGTATTTGGAGCGTGTTGAGTCTGATTTTAAGTTGTTTTCAAATAATTTAGCTTTTCGGATTAAAAATAAGTATGATGGTGCTGTTGGGGTTTTAAAAAATCTTATTAAAAGTGATAAGGTGTTAAATGTCTTACATAATGTTTCGAGCAATTTTATTGCAAGTGTTGACTCGAGTTTCCTAGATTTAGATACAAGTATTGCTTTATTTTTAAGTTCTAAGGGATTTGGTGAGGTAAGCAGAGTTTTGCAGCATATACCCCTTGAAGAGAATTCTTTAGAAGGGATTTTTTACATTCCTGTTGGGCAAAATGTTTTGATTTCAAATAAAAACTTTTCATTCTTGGGTATAAATAAAATTATTGAAGATCCTATTTACTTTGTTCCTGCGGAGAATCGAGTTGTGTATTATTCAACTTATAAGAGAGTAAAAGATAGGCTATATTCTGCTGTAAGTATGCCGGTTATGAATAATAGTTCTGACATGTTGGGTGTAATCTGTTTTTTTGTTTGTTTTGATGATTTGTTTGTTGATATTGCAAATCAATTTAATTCTTATCTTAAGTTCATCAATGAAAAGTATGAGTTTTTTATGATTGATAGGGAGTTTAATCCTTTATTATTAAGTCTTGATGATTTAAATATTAGTAATTTTACGGAAAACTATACAAGTAGTGTTTTAAGTAAAGTTATAGATCGTGTTAAGGATAATCCCAATATTTCCAAAAGTATTTTAGAACATAATAAGAAGTCTTATGTTCTAAATACTGCTCAAATTGATGGAGGTGAGATTCAAGGTATTATTTTAAATATGGATTATCTTCCCCTTAGATTTCAATCAAATGCAATATTTTTCTTAGGGTTTATATTGTCTGCTTATCTGATTACGTTTTATCTTTATAGTGGATTTATTTTACCCTTTGTTAGAGATTTTAGGATGTTTCTTAAGCATAAAAAGGACAAAGAGGATATTTTAAATTTTGATACTACGTTAGAGGTTCAGTATAAATCTTTTATTTTTTCTTATATTAGTGCTGAGTTTGATGTTCTTTTTTCAAAGACTATTAATGTTCTTAATAGTCTTAAAGGTTATGCACAGGAATTTAGTAAATATTTAAGTGAGATGAGTATACCTGTAGAGAATATAGATAGGGTGCATAATAGTCTTGCTGTTTATGATAGAATAGGAGATGCTTTTTCTAAGTTTGAGAAAGCAATTATGAATATTTTAAAAGATTTTGAGTCGATATCTATTCCAATTAGTGAGCATAATAAAAATATATTGGATATTGCTACTAAATTTGCAGACAATGCTAATGCTTTTTATGCAATAGATAAGAATTTAGAGGTTTTTAATAAAGTTGTTGCATCAAATTCTACAAGTATTGACAGTGTTAAGAATAAGGTTTTTGCGTTGAATTCTGTTTTTGAGAGTGTTAATAAGAATTTTTCTGAGCTTTTATCTCAAACTAATAATCTTCAGAGTGCGAATAAGCTTTTAGTGTTAATATCGGCTCAGACTAATATGCTTGCAATGAATGCAGCCATTGAGGCAGTCAAGGCTGGAGATGCTGGTAAAAGTTTTGCTGTTGTTGCAGAGGAGATTAGGAAACTTGCCATTAATTCTGGCAAATATTCTACGGTTATTAAGGATGAGCTCAAAATGATTAATAATGTCATTTCAGTTGTAAGTTCAGAGATTAATGCTGTTTATAAGGATTTTATTAATATCCAGGATGATATTAATGATAATTATGTGCAGAATGAGAGAATTAATATTATTCTTGCTAAGCATGTAAAAGAAATTGAGGAATTTAAAGACAAGTATTTGTCTCATGATATTAAGATTAAGGATGCTAAGAACATGTGCAAGGAGATATTTAATAGTTACTTTGTTATAAGTGGGAAGTTTAAGAATTTAAATAATGATCTGGGTGAATTTGAGGTTTCTAAGATAAGTTTGGATGCCTTAGAGCCTTTGCGGGAATATATATCTTTGGTTGATGAGTGTAGAGAAAAAGTTGTTAGTATGAAAGATATTGTTGAAAAGATTAATGATGAATTTTGA
- the murB gene encoding UDP-N-acetylmuramate dehydrogenase, whose product MPNNINNFLKKINIKTKTENLAKYTTYKIGGLSKLFLAPKTLKDTELIFKTAIKEKVKIFILGGGSNLLINDEKEIDFPIIYTGHLNKIELQGNQITAECGTNFEDLCNFALQNELSGLEFIYGLPGTLGGAVWMNARCFGNEISEILDQIVFVDENGKTICKKFEINEFSYKISPFQNKNTIILKATLNLTKGNKKHIKETMKNNKQNRIDKGHYLFPSSGSTFKNNKNFLKPTGQIIEECNLKGLKIGGAEVSAYHGNFIINNNNATSKDIKTLIEKVKTEVQKKTGFLLEEEVLYIGFHDRN is encoded by the coding sequence ATGCCTAACAACATAAATAATTTTCTTAAAAAAATTAATATTAAAACTAAAACAGAAAATCTCGCAAAATATACAACCTATAAAATAGGAGGACTCTCAAAATTATTCTTAGCCCCTAAAACACTTAAAGACACAGAACTTATATTTAAAACAGCAATAAAAGAAAAAGTTAAAATATTTATTTTAGGAGGAGGCTCCAATCTGCTAATCAATGATGAGAAAGAAATTGATTTCCCCATAATATACACCGGACACTTAAATAAAATTGAACTTCAAGGTAACCAAATTACTGCTGAATGCGGAACTAATTTTGAAGACCTATGTAACTTTGCATTACAAAATGAATTAAGTGGATTGGAATTTATATACGGACTCCCTGGAACACTTGGGGGAGCAGTTTGGATGAACGCTAGATGTTTTGGAAACGAAATCTCTGAAATATTAGATCAAATCGTTTTTGTAGATGAAAATGGAAAAACTATTTGTAAAAAATTTGAAATAAACGAATTCTCATATAAAATTTCCCCATTTCAGAATAAAAACACTATAATACTAAAAGCAACCCTAAATTTGACGAAGGGAAATAAAAAACATATTAAAGAAACTATGAAAAATAATAAACAAAATAGAATAGATAAAGGACACTACCTCTTTCCAAGTAGTGGAAGCACTTTTAAAAATAATAAAAACTTTTTAAAACCTACTGGGCAAATAATCGAAGAATGCAATCTAAAAGGACTAAAAATTGGAGGGGCAGAAGTATCAGCCTACCACGGCAATTTTATTATAAATAATAATAATGCTACCTCAAAAGATATTAAAACCCTAATTGAGAAAGTAAAAACTGAAGTTCAAAAAAAAACAGGTTTTTTACTTGAAGAAGAAGTGCTCTATATTGGATTTCATGACAGAAATTAA
- a CDS encoding cysteine--tRNA ligase codes for MLLKLYNTKTKSLCEVKKQIDTKVYACGPTVYNYAHVGNLRTYIFEDILIKSLRLLKYNVNYAMNITDIGHLTGDFDEGEDKMVKAARERGLTVYEISRFFTEVFFRDCEKLNIVRPDKVLIASEYIDSMIKVVKILEQNGFTYFVNGNVYFDTFRFKNYGQMAGINLDNSGCFAVSRVEVDPSKKNKSDFVLWFTNSKFKNQEMKWDSPWGFGYPSWHLECAAMNLDYFKSNLDIHLGGVDHIGVHHINEIAIAECYLNKMWCEMFVHGEFLIMEDEKMSKSNNNFVTIKDLEVSGFSPLDFRYFCLTAHYRNQLKFTFNNLTSCRIARENMLKKLISLYSSLNQSDIALLSEIYEDVECDLENEYYDSFLEKIAFDLNIPQVLALLWDVIRDDNLNALLKLKLAFRFDVILSLGLKEEVLRDIERDIINIDDTMNALLEERRLAKLRKDFDRADEIREYFYSKGFVLIDTREGTKVKRG; via the coding sequence ATGCTTCTTAAATTATATAATACTAAAACAAAGAGTTTATGTGAAGTAAAGAAACAGATTGATACTAAGGTATATGCTTGTGGTCCTACTGTTTATAATTATGCTCATGTGGGCAATCTTAGGACATATATTTTTGAAGATATCCTTATTAAATCTTTAAGGCTGTTAAAATATAATGTTAATTATGCAATGAATATTACTGATATTGGTCATTTAACAGGCGATTTTGATGAGGGTGAAGACAAGATGGTTAAAGCTGCAAGGGAGAGAGGACTTACTGTTTATGAGATTAGTAGGTTTTTTACAGAAGTTTTTTTTCGTGATTGTGAAAAGTTAAATATTGTTCGTCCTGACAAGGTGCTTATTGCGAGTGAATATATTGATAGCATGATAAAGGTGGTTAAGATTCTTGAGCAAAATGGCTTTACTTATTTTGTTAATGGTAATGTTTATTTTGATACTTTTCGTTTTAAGAATTATGGGCAAATGGCTGGCATTAATTTAGATAATTCTGGATGTTTTGCAGTTTCCAGAGTTGAGGTAGATCCATCAAAAAAGAATAAATCAGATTTTGTTTTGTGGTTTACAAATTCAAAATTTAAGAATCAAGAGATGAAATGGGATTCGCCTTGGGGATTTGGTTATCCAAGTTGGCATTTAGAATGTGCAGCAATGAATTTAGATTATTTTAAAAGCAACCTTGATATCCATTTGGGGGGGGTTGATCATATTGGTGTTCATCATATAAATGAAATAGCAATAGCGGAATGTTATTTAAATAAAATGTGGTGTGAGATGTTTGTTCACGGTGAGTTTTTGATTATGGAAGATGAAAAAATGTCTAAATCAAATAATAACTTTGTTACCATTAAAGATTTAGAAGTTAGTGGATTTTCGCCTTTAGATTTTAGATATTTTTGTTTAACTGCACATTACAGAAATCAACTTAAGTTTACCTTTAATAATCTGACATCTTGCAGGATTGCTAGAGAAAACATGCTTAAGAAATTGATCTCTCTTTATTCTTCATTAAATCAATCTGACATAGCATTACTTAGTGAGATTTATGAAGATGTTGAGTGTGATTTGGAAAATGAATATTATGATAGTTTTTTGGAGAAAATAGCTTTTGATTTAAATATTCCTCAGGTATTAGCCTTGCTATGGGATGTTATTAGGGATGACAATTTGAATGCTCTTTTAAAGCTTAAACTTGCATTTAGGTTTGATGTAATTTTATCTCTTGGTTTAAAGGAAGAAGTTCTTAGAGATATTGAGAGGGATATAATTAATATTGATGATACTATGAATGCTTTGCTGGAAGAGAGACGACTTGCTAAGTTAAGAAAAGATTTCGATCGTGCTGATGAGATTAGGGAATATTTTTATTCTAAGGGTTTTGTATTAATTGATACTCGAGAAGGAACTAAGGTTAAAAGAGGATAG
- a CDS encoding DNA-binding protein: MAVFLKSQYFILCLVFSIFLILFIFSGFLFYLKPVIYEISPMPASHENVIVIKGRNLGNKIGGININDHYLMKSSVISWSNERVAFRITDEINSGLIFIKSDKGISNELFFVISRQVPIRVEEKNKPFLFADQSLSLMTNVPVTLRGRNLLSDSDVVEVFIQTKHELYKVLSKDVFILSGEEIRFLPPKTLHIDGEIFLLVDGIESNKIPFNFNTNFFRWNLRKTQNFKISHEIYFVQSRSKDFSLTSDDINFNIFYLAPIENERQKIKFSDNNGTVLNVDNLFFKSLKLDTYRLKFEVETCRLDLDIFDRKALERIKVNTDSDTYEFKTYVLNKRNSYLSYDSLDLSPINLNINKLNSGDSTYKLAKSIVDALVLYFTVIDNDLTLDESIEMRKISPDNLILLTNLLFLRNNIPLRNAVGFYFDSNSSSLKEHTWCEFFLEKVGFIYFDIVNAVLFKDSSNYFLNMSEDYIHYGYKEDYENDLLFNEYLDLRMFKYKSLTNSNYSLNYRVILEGHIDGR; the protein is encoded by the coding sequence TTGGCAGTATTTTTAAAAAGTCAATATTTTATTTTATGTTTAGTTTTTTCGATTTTTTTGATTTTGTTTATTTTTTCTGGATTTTTGTTTTATTTAAAGCCTGTAATTTATGAAATATCACCAATGCCTGCTTCTCATGAAAATGTAATTGTGATTAAAGGACGTAATTTAGGTAATAAAATTGGAGGGATTAATATCAATGATCATTATTTAATGAAAAGTAGTGTTATTAGCTGGAGTAATGAAAGGGTAGCTTTCAGGATTACAGATGAGATCAATTCTGGCCTTATTTTTATAAAGAGCGATAAGGGAATTAGTAATGAACTTTTTTTTGTAATTAGTAGACAAGTACCAATTAGGGTTGAGGAAAAAAACAAGCCTTTTCTTTTTGCTGATCAGAGTTTGAGTTTAATGACAAATGTTCCTGTGACATTAAGAGGCAGAAATTTATTATCAGATTCTGATGTTGTTGAAGTATTTATTCAGACCAAACATGAACTTTATAAAGTCCTTTCTAAAGATGTATTTATATTGAGTGGAGAAGAAATAAGATTTTTACCTCCAAAGACTTTACATATTGATGGTGAAATTTTTTTGCTGGTTGACGGAATTGAGAGTAATAAAATTCCTTTTAATTTTAATACAAATTTTTTTAGGTGGAATTTAAGGAAAACTCAAAATTTTAAAATATCTCACGAAATTTACTTTGTTCAGTCTCGCAGTAAAGATTTTAGTTTGACATCAGATGACATTAATTTTAATATTTTTTATTTAGCTCCAATTGAAAATGAAAGACAAAAAATTAAGTTTTCAGATAATAATGGAACTGTATTGAATGTAGATAATTTGTTTTTTAAAAGTTTAAAATTAGATACATATCGTTTAAAATTTGAAGTTGAGACTTGTAGATTAGACTTAGATATTTTTGATAGAAAAGCTTTGGAGCGTATTAAAGTAAATACAGATAGTGATACGTATGAATTTAAAACTTATGTTTTAAATAAGAGAAATAGTTATTTGTCTTATGATTCACTTGATTTAAGTCCTATTAATTTGAATATAAACAAACTAAACAGTGGTGATTCAACTTATAAATTGGCAAAATCTATTGTTGATGCTTTAGTTTTGTATTTTACGGTTATAGATAATGATTTGACTTTGGATGAATCTATTGAGATGAGAAAAATTTCGCCTGATAATTTGATTTTACTTACGAATTTATTGTTCTTACGTAACAATATACCTTTAAGAAATGCGGTTGGATTTTATTTTGATTCTAATTCTTCGAGTCTTAAAGAACATACTTGGTGTGAATTTTTTTTAGAGAAGGTTGGGTTTATTTATTTTGATATAGTAAATGCAGTATTATTTAAGGATAGTTCTAATTATTTTTTGAATATGTCTGAAGATTATATTCATTATGGCTATAAGGAAGATTATGAGAATGACTTATTATTTAATGAGTATTTAGACTTGAGAATGTTTAAGTATAAAAGCTTGACAAATAGTAATTATTCTCTAAATTATAGAGTTATTTTGGAGGGCCATATTGATGGTAGATAG
- the glyA gene encoding serine hydroxymethyltransferase, with the protein MVDRIVFDLIEKEFKRERDNIELIASENFVSEGVRQAVGSILTNKYAEGYPSKRYYGGCFVVDDIESLAISRAKELFGASYANVQPHSGSQANMSAIMALIKPGDRILGMELSHGGHLTHGSKVSFSGMFFDAYSYGVSKESEMIDYDDIMRIAKKCRPNLIIAGASSYSREIDFKKFREIADEVSAYLLCDVAHTAGLIVTGFHNSPIDVAHLTTSTTHKTLRGPRGGLILAGKESRMIINCNNKERTLEDAVNSCVFPGTQGGPLMHVIAGKAVAFREALMDDFKDYISRVISNTKAMAECFILEGFRIVSGGTDNHLFLVDLSILDITGVDAEKILESVNITLNKNTIPFDSRNPSVASGIRIGAAAITSRGLNRDDSVRVAYFIIRALKTKSNDELKKIKREVIEFISSFNMP; encoded by the coding sequence ATGGTAGATAGAATTGTATTTGATTTAATTGAAAAGGAATTTAAAAGGGAAAGAGATAATATTGAGTTAATTGCTTCAGAAAATTTTGTTTCAGAAGGTGTAAGACAGGCTGTTGGGAGTATTTTGACTAATAAATATGCTGAAGGTTATCCTTCAAAGAGGTATTATGGTGGGTGCTTTGTTGTTGATGATATTGAGAGTTTAGCTATATCACGGGCGAAAGAGCTTTTTGGTGCAAGTTATGCTAATGTTCAACCTCATAGTGGGTCTCAAGCTAATATGTCTGCTATCATGGCACTTATTAAGCCTGGAGATAGAATTCTTGGAATGGAGTTATCACATGGTGGTCATTTGACTCATGGTAGTAAGGTTAGTTTTTCTGGGATGTTTTTTGATGCATATTCTTATGGAGTGTCAAAGGAATCCGAGATGATTGATTATGACGATATTATGAGAATAGCTAAGAAATGTAGGCCCAATTTAATAATCGCTGGTGCTTCTTCTTATTCAAGGGAAATTGATTTTAAAAAATTTCGTGAGATAGCGGATGAAGTGTCGGCTTATCTTTTGTGTGATGTTGCCCATACGGCGGGTCTTATTGTTACAGGTTTTCATAATTCTCCAATTGATGTTGCACATTTGACTACAAGTACTACTCATAAGACTTTAAGAGGTCCTAGAGGAGGATTGATTCTTGCAGGTAAAGAATCTCGTATGATAATTAATTGTAATAATAAAGAGAGAACTCTTGAAGATGCTGTTAATTCTTGTGTTTTCCCAGGAACTCAGGGTGGGCCTTTAATGCATGTTATTGCAGGAAAAGCAGTTGCTTTTAGGGAAGCCTTGATGGATGACTTTAAAGATTATATTTCTAGAGTCATAAGTAATACTAAAGCTATGGCTGAGTGTTTTATTTTAGAAGGTTTTAGAATAGTTAGTGGTGGAACTGATAATCATTTATTTTTAGTTGATCTTAGTATTTTGGATATTACAGGAGTTGATGCTGAGAAAATTCTTGAAAGTGTAAATATTACTCTTAATAAGAATACAATTCCTTTTGATTCAAGAAATCCTTCTGTGGCATCTGGTATTCGAATTGGAGCTGCTGCTATTACTTCGAGAGGTTTAAATAGAGATGATTCTGTTAGGGTTGCTTATTTTATTATTAGAGCTTTGAAGACTAAATCTAATGATGAGCTTAAAAAAATAAAAAGAGAAGTTATAGAATTTATTAGTAGTTTTAATATGCCTTAA
- a CDS encoding J domain-containing protein, whose product MSNLFQIFFLLLPFILIFSPFFLSLFFIFFIFFMISSILGGFRIYATRDYSYARSREFEFYRLSFLLMAKLISILGSMTGEQLNYISFIVSSLNLSERQKTELYNIFHFSVTQNRNADKILYTLKLGYFQHKDLFVWLVSVLKEINNLARYGNLEGDKFIRYVSSFLELDFENQHAYKNINIEIINPYEILGLKYNASDDDIKKAYKKLVIQYHPDRFANEPMKQREANEKFIKIQDAYEKICKERNLK is encoded by the coding sequence ATGTCTAATTTGTTTCAAATTTTCTTTTTATTATTACCATTTATTTTAATTTTTAGTCCCTTTTTTTTAAGTTTGTTCTTCATATTTTTTATTTTTTTCATGATCTCCAGCATTTTAGGTGGATTTAGAATATATGCTACGAGAGATTACTCTTATGCTAGATCAAGAGAATTTGAATTTTATAGATTATCTTTTTTACTAATGGCCAAGTTGATTTCTATTTTGGGGTCAATGACTGGTGAGCAGTTAAATTATATTAGTTTTATAGTTAGTTCTTTGAATTTATCTGAGAGACAGAAGACAGAACTTTATAATATATTTCATTTTTCTGTTACGCAGAATAGGAATGCAGACAAAATATTATATACGTTAAAACTTGGATACTTCCAGCATAAAGATCTTTTTGTGTGGCTTGTTTCAGTTCTTAAGGAGATTAATAATTTAGCTAGATATGGAAACTTGGAAGGGGATAAATTTATTCGATATGTTAGTTCATTTCTTGAGCTTGATTTTGAGAATCAACATGCTTACAAAAATATTAATATAGAGATTATTAATCCTTATGAGATATTAGGTTTGAAATATAATGCTAGTGATGACGATATAAAGAAGGCTTATAAAAAGTTAGTTATACAATATCATCCGGATAGGTTTGCAAATGAACCTATGAAACAAAGAGAAGCTAATGAAAAATTTATTAAGATTCAAGATGCTTATGAAAAGATATGTAAAGAGCGAAATTTAAAATAG